From Mycobacterium colombiense CECT 3035:
CGAATCCTCCTCATGCCCAACGTGTCCCGCTCGTCGGTCAACTCGACGCGGCTCTCCCAGTGCGGAAGATGCTCGCCGTGGTACTGGAGTAGGTAGCGATTGTCGGCGCTCTTGATGAAGAAACCCGGCGCCTTCCTGCCCCTGCGGAGAAACCGGGCATAGCAGAACGCGATCGCGAACCGGACAGAGGGGATCAGGTCGCGCACGATATTGCGCAGGTGCGCGACGATTCGCGGCGATCCGTCCGTCTTGGTGTGTGCCTCACGAATGGCCCCGGCCAAAAGGAACCGGCCGACCGGCGAGATGAGAGTCAGATAGACCCCCGACAGTATCCCACTTCCGTGACCCGGGTCGCTGATCGGCGGATTCACCAGCCAGACTGCGGCGTTCGGCATTCCCGCTGCACGGAGCAGATGCGGATCGAAGGTGAAGCGCCGGCGAATGTACACGCCGTCGTTGTCCCGTTCGTACGCGTAGAGGACCTTGTCCGTGGTGAATTGCACGCGCGCCACCCGGCTTTCGACGTGCGCCATATACCACCGTCCCAGGTGGCCGCCGGCATTCCCCAGCCCGCCGGGGTGATGGCGGTCCGACGCCAGCAGCAGTCGGGTGGCCTCCAGACCGCCCGTCGCGACGACGTAGTCCGTCGCGATCACTCTCCCCCGCCGCCCGTCGAGCGTCTTGACCACGAGGTGATCGACGCGGTCACCGGTCGGCGCGGCCACGATCTCGGTGCACGTGAGGCCCGTCCACAATGTGAGCCCGGGCGTGCCGCGCAATGCCGCACGGTATTCGCGCCCGAAATGCGTTGGCAAGGCCCAGCGCTCGAGGTCTGTGGTGCGCACCTGGCCGTCGGGAAGCCCATCGATCATCTCGCGGTGCGCGATTTCGGGGATATCGCGCGCATTGAAGGCCGCGTGGCCGCAGACAGCCCAGTCACAGGCCCTCTGCAGATACGGCTCGACATCGTCATGCCCGATAGGCCAGGGGGCCTGCGCGGTGATCGGCCGACTCTCGAAGTCGATGGGGTCGAACTTGACGCAGCGCCCGCCCCACAACGCCGAGGTTCCACCGACCTGCCGGCGGACCGTGAGCTCACTGCGCGAATGGAAGTAGTCGTCCTGGCGCGAATCGAAACTCGCCAACGCCTGCGTCGCCTGGTCCGAGCGTTCAAGGCCACTTTCGATGAGTGTCACCTGCACGCCCGCGGCCGCAAGCTCGAGCGCTGTCGCGATGCCGATCGGGCCGGCCCCGACGATCACCACGTCGCCCTCGATCGTCATGTCGGACGCGAAGTCCTTTGCGCCGAGGATCACGCGGCAGACCCCTCTCGAAACTCCTTGACGAGCGCGAGGAACCGCGTCACGGTTTCCGCGTCCGGCGGCGACGACACGGCGGATGCGGCCGCCGCAACCCGGTGTGGCCGGGTGCTGCTGTAAAGAATCGCCCGGCAACCCGTTGCGGTGGCGGATGATCCGAGGATCAGCGTGGCAAGCACGCCGGGAGCGAGGGGGTCGGTCTGCAGGGCTTCGCGCCAACGCCGCGCCAACACCGGATCCGCCCGCAGCGCAGCCGAGACTTTTCGGTACGGCCCGCTCAGCACGCCGAACGCGAGGTCGGCGGTTCGCGGTGCCGGATCGAGGAGATCGCTGCGCAGCTGATTGACCCCTTCGGGCGCAAAGGCTTCGGAGAAATCCGCGTCGAGCCCCTCGTCCTGCGAGACGCCCCACGCTCGAATCTTTCCCTGCCGGCGGGCGCGTTCGAAGAACTCGCGGAGTTCATCGCCGGCCACCGTGTCGCCGGGTCGCGGGGCGTGTACGAACAGGATGTCGACGTAGTCGACGCCGAGCGCGGCGAGGCTTTGGTCGAGGCTGCGTGCAGCGCCCGCCGCGTCGTACAGCCGGACGGCCGCGGAGGGCGCCTGGCGTCGCTTCACGGTGCGGCGGAGCGCGGGCGCCTTCCGAAGCAATGCCCTGGCTGGGCTTTGGAACCGCGCGAGGCGCCGAGCCGCGCCGCCGACATCGATGCCGAACTTGGTGGCGATGGTCACGCTGTCGCGATCGACCGTGCGTAAAAACGCCCCCAGCTCTGCCTCTGCCCTGCCCAGCCCGTACATCCGCGCGATGTCGAAATGGGTGATACCGCCGGCCATCGCGCTGGCCAGCACGGCCATCCGCTCCTTGCGGGAGGGCGATCGCATCAAGGCCGCGCACCCGAAACCGATTGCACTGACCGACAATTGCGGCCCGTTGAGTTCAACTTGCCGCAATGCCACAGCCCTCATAGATCTGGCGCAGCCGCGCATCGATGACCTCGGGGCTCCGGGTGGCCGCGACGTGCTGCCGACCTCGTAGCCCATCACGCTCGGCCAGGGCCGGGTCGCGTAGGTAGCGCCCGATCGCCGCGGCCAAAGCCGGCACGTCGTCGAGCGGAACGAGCATGCTCGGGTCCGGTGTGATCTGCGCCGTACCGCCGACGGCCGTCGCCACAAACGGTCGCGCACCGGCGAGGGCCTCGGTCAGGATCATCGGCATCCCCTCCGCCGACGACGGCAGCGCAACCACTCGAACCGATCGAATTAACTCACGCACGGCGTCGGGATGTACCGGGCCTTCGACGGTCAGCCGTTCCGTCGGTGGCGGCGTGTAGTCGTCGATGGGACCGACTATGCGACAACGTCCTTCGATGCCCTCGGCGAGCAGTAGTCGCCACGCCGCGACGAGCCTGTCCACGCCTTTCCGATGCCCGACGGCGCCGGCAAACAGCACCACCGGCGGCGTCGAGCCGGCCCCGGGAGCCTCTCGATCGATCATGATCGGGTTCGCCACGATGGTGGTCGGTATCGTGGGCGCCACCTCGGCAACGGCGGCGGAGGCTTCGGCCGACAAGGTGATCACGTGGTCTGTGAGCTGCAGCGTGGCGCCCACGAACCGAGGATGCGATTGGGCGAACTCAGGAAAGTCGGAGCCGTGGACGGTGGCGATCACCCGCAGACCGCGCGCTCTGGCCAGTCGGATCAACGATCCTTCCCGCAACCACGCTCCGCCGTTGGAGATATGAAAGTGTGCAATGGTCGTTCCCGCGACCCGGGCCAGCACCAATCCCGCACGCGCGGTGAGCAATAGGCTCTTCAGATGGCGACGCGGCCCTGCCCACGTCGAAAGGACCCGGATTTCGTCGGCGCCGATGTTGTGATCGCGGATGATCCGGATCACCGACTGCGTCCCGCCGATGCTGTACACATCGGGCCCCACGTGGATCACCGCGAGCTTGTCCGGCCGCCCGCTCGGTGGGCGAGCCCGATCAGCTGGAGGCGGCGGCACCGACATTGACATGAGCTGTTGGGCCTAACTCGAGAGTGGGCGCCGGAACGGGGTCGACGTCGTCCTGATTTCCGTCACCGCTTCTGCGTCGCAGGCCGGCGAATCCCATCGCCGCGCCCAGAGCCAGGCCCAGCCCCAGGGCGTCCATCGGCATCTCCGGCAACGGCCAAACGGCAGAAATCGCAAGCAGTCCGGCGGCGACCGCCGCGCTGATCTTCGCCGCCGCCGGCGCGCAGCGCAGCGCCAGGATCACCGGCGTCAGCGCGAACAGCGCGAACACCGCCATGCCCACAGCCCCGGCTTTGGCCAACCACCACAGGTAGAAGTTGTGGGAATAGGCGGGATAGAGGTACAGATGGAACTCGTCATCCCCGGTCGGCGGCTGATACACGTATCCCAGGCCATGGCCGAATACCGGGGCGGCTGCGATGGTCTCCTTGAGCAGGTTGATTTCTCGCAGCCGTTCCAGCGCCGAATCATCCACGGCGAGTGCGGTTGACGTCACCCCGCCGAGCACCCGCTGATTGAAGGCGACGAACTGGTCGCTGAGCCATGCCCCGGTCTTCGAGCGCTGCAACAAAAACAACGACCCGGGCACAGTCACCGCGATCAAGGCCATGCCGACCGCGGCGGTCGTGATCGTGCGGCGCACCGCCGCCCAGCTCAAGCTGCCGAGCAGCGCTACGGCGGCCGCCACTCCCATGGAGATCAGCGTGTTGCGGGAGAAGGACAGCAGCGAAATGCTCAACGCCGGCGGTCCCAGCGCGAGATACATTGCGGGCCTGACGCGCGCGACGATCGGGGCGGCGACCAGGGCGGACAAGATGGCGGTCGCCGGAGTCTGGGTGGTCAAAATGATTCGGACGGCCTGACCGGCACCCGTCGTGCCTTCCAGACTTTCCGCCCGGCCGGCCAGCCGGATGGCGAACAGCGAGCTCACAATTGCCATGCCGGCCGAAAACCACAGAATCACGATCATGACCCGGATCGCGAACTTGACGTGGCCGCCGTAGACGACCAACAACGCCAGGACGAATCCGATGGCCATTTCGAGCATGGCAGACGATTCACGCATCACCACCAGAGCGGCGTGTCCGGTTTCGAATCCGGTGATCGTGGACCACAAAACCGTGAGCACCAAGATGCCCGGCAACCAGAAGTCGCGCGCTCGCGGTCTCAAGGATGGGATCAGGTAGCAGATCGCGAGAAGCGCGGCCACGTGGTAGGCGTAAACCGTCACGGGGCCAAAGACTTTCCCGACATGCAAGCCTTCCGGCAGCGCCGCGAAGGCCCCGAACAGCGTAACCGCGACCATCCCTTCGGGTTTCACCCAGTAGACGACCACGCAGAACAACGCGGCGGTCAGCAGCACACCCTCGGTGGTTCGGCGCACCGAGAGCACGCCGAACGCAAAGCACCCGAACACGAATATCGCCAGCAGCGTTCCCTCCACCGCCAGGCGATGACGAGCCCGCAGGTAGAGATTCACGCCGACCCGCTCGCCTTTGACCGGTAGGCGCGGTCCGCCGCTCTGATGTGCAACGACTGACGCGCGTCGATCAGCACGGTGCCGACAACCTGTGCACCGGCCGCGCGCAGGGCCGTCAGCGCGTCGGTGAGTTCGTCGGCGGTGGTGCGGCGCGCCCGCACCACCAACACCGTGGCGTTGACGGCGCCGGCCAGCAGGCCGGCGTCGGCGGTCGCGAGGACCGGCGGCCCGTCCACCACGATTCGGTCAAAGCGCGACGACAACTCCTGCAGGACCCGGTCCACCACTTCCGGCAAATACGCGCTGACAGGTAAACTCTCGCGGCGCGCGGACCTGGACGCAAGAACGAACAGCCTCGAAATGGGGGTTGGTTTTACGGCATCGCCGGCGATCTCGGGGTTGGCCAGCGCGTTACCCAATCCCTCACCCGATTCGACCCGCAGTAATCCGGCGACGACGTGGCGGCGACTGTCGCCCTCGACAAGCAGTGTGTCCTCGCCCATTTCGGCGAGGGCGAGCGCAAGGTTCATCGCCGTGGTTGTCGTGCCTTCGCCGCCGAACGGTCCGGCCACCAGGACCCGGCGGGCTTCCGGTCCCATCGCCCTGAGCAACCTGGTGCGCATTCCCCGGATGGCGTCGTCGGATGCGGCATCGGTGCCGAACCGCGGAACCTTGCCGCGCTTTCCGGGCAGCTCCGCCAAAGTCGGCACCCCGGAGACTCCCTCCAGCTTCTCCCGGGTGCGAATGGTGCGGTCGCCGGCCTCGCGGGTCAGCGCGACCGCGATGGCAAGTAGCACACCGGCGATGAACCCGATCGCCATGTTCCGCGCCGGCACCGGCGACACCGGAACGCGCGGTACCCGCGGCGCCTCGACCACGGTCGCCCGGGCTACCGGCAACGGCTTGCCCGTCGGGCCGAGCGCGGCACCCGGCAGGTCCGAGGGCTGGCCCGGCGGAGTGGTTGTCTCGGTCACCTCGGGGCGCGGTCCGGCAGTCACCGGGGCGCCGACACCGGTCGGAACCGAAGTAGGACTGATTGTCGGAAGGATCGCGCTGAACTGATTGGCCATGGCACCCGCCAGCGCGGCAGCGCGCGCAGGATCGGTGTCCTTGACGCTGATGGTGAAAAGCTCCGATTTCGGAGTGTATTTCACTTGGGTCTGGCTCAGCACATCGTCAGCGCTGGCCGAAAGCTGGAGCTGACGGATTGCGCGCTCAGCCACGATGTGTCCGCCGGCGATTTGGGCGTACGACGACAACCGTTCTTGTGCAGCCTCCGTGCCGCTGTATAGCTCATTCAGGTCGGTCGCGCCCGAGAACGAGATGAGGACCGTGGCCGACGACTGGTAGTGCTTGGTCTGCAACGCAGTAACGAACGCGGCGCCGATTGTGCAGGCCAGCAGCGCGGTAATCGCCAGCTTCCAGTGCGTGCCGAGAATCCGGACGAAGGTACGGAAATCCATCGGCTCATAACCTTTCTAGAAGCTCATGACGCGAATCGCGTCATACAGATTCCCAGCACCGGCCGCGCTCATCCATTGCAGATTATGCAGCATCATCACGCGGGAATTGCCGAAATCGCCACTCCTGCCCTGCCGCGTGGTCAGCCGCTAGCCAAGCCTTGCCCAGCGAACCGGTACGCCCCGCGTGCCCGCATCACGGGGCACGGGTGGGCGCATCCCGCGGGAGGTCGAGTGTCGCAATCGGATAGCACCCGGAGCCGTCACGGCCCGCGCGGGCCAGCCGCATGGGCGGATAGTTGACCACATTCGACGCGCCCGGCTTGTGCTGGTGCCAGTCCACCGACGCGCACAGCGTGTAGTGCCCCGGCGCCAAGCCGGCCAGGTCGACGTGAACCGACTCGGTCGTCGAACTCGGGACGGGTTCGTTACGCGAGCCGTCTCCGAGTTGTCCCTGAACCAACGACTTCAGCGCCACCGTCGCGGGAATCGAACGGATCACCGTCCCCGAGAAATCGACAAGCCGGTAGCCGGGGACCCAGTTCTCGGTTGCCGCGGCGGCGCCAAAATTCGTCCAGGTGACGGTCAGCGTCGCATTCCCGTCGCGCACCGATGTCGATCCCTGTCCCGCATCGGCCGAATATCGGTATCCGGCCACGACGTTGGCCTGCGCCCACAGCAGGTATAACGCCGGATCCATCGGAGCGGTGGAACTGACCGCCGGAAAGTTGTAGCTCGATGTCATCGACACGTGGTACTTGACGACGTCGTGCAGGCCTTTTTCGTAATAGGCCCGCGGATCGGTACCGTCGGGCAGCTGGCACCATTCGGTGATCACCAGCGCCGACGCCATCCGGCTTTTCAGCGCGCCCACCAGCGGATCTTTTGACTGCACGTAGTGCGAGCCGTCCTTCTCCGCCCATGCAGGCAGCGGCGGCTGAACTCCGAGGCAATCCGCGCGGATACCCACTGGCGCGGACAGCTTCTTCGTGACGTCGTCGGCGAGCAACTGGCGAACGATTTCCGGGTTCAGGGCCGTCGTCACCAATTGTGTATGAGGAAAGGCATTTACGGTCGCCGTCACCAGCTGCCGAATGGATTCGGCGGTGATGCTCTGGTCGCGGAATTGGCTGTAGTACCCGAGTTTCGCGATGCTGTCGTCAGGTGCCGGTCCCGGCGCGCCCAATGTGTCACGCAGATACGAGATGTGGTTTTCGCTGAAATCGCCGTAACCGGAGAACTCGAATACGCTCAGCCGCTCGTCGCCGTCATACCGGCGGCCCAGCGCACCCAACAGCTGACCGAAGGCGTTCAGGTAGTTCGGGTCATTCCAGTTTGGAACGACCTGCGTCACTCCCGGTGTCCACCAATAGTGTTGCGGACCTGTGTAATTGGTGGCCGCGGAGCGAAGCCAGTCGGGCATGGCGATGTTGGTGTTGTTCGCATAGGTGTTGTCGCAGCAGGAATTGTAGGCGACCACGCGAAGCGTCAGCCGCATGTTGCGAGAGGCCAGTTTCGACAACGCGTCATCGATCACGCTGAAATCGAACTTGCGATCGTCTGGAGCGTCCGGTGGCAGCGTGCTCGGATCGGTGGGCTGCAACTGCCGCCACGGCACACGCAGACTGGCGTCATACGACGCCGGCCACGCCGGATACCGCTGCTGCGCGCGATTGCCTTGCGGGAACAGTGGTTGCAGGAGATCTTCGTACTGTCCGCGCAGCGGATTGGATACGTCCTGTACGGACAACGGTATGGCAGGGCTGACGATCGCGGTCAACGGCGCAGCGTCGCCGCCATGACTGCACCCGCTCAGCACCAGCGCCACGCACGCGCCAACGACGAAGATGTTTCGGTGTCGAATTGTCCGGACCATAATCTCTTGTGCTAAATGACGTTCGACGACAACGGCTCGCGGTAGGCGAGAAGCGACACCGACATGCATCGGCCTGGACACACCGTCTCCATCAAACGCATCGACTGCTGCCTCTCTGGTGATTCGCGTTTCGCTACCGTCGTTGACCCGTTGGTTGACGTCACGTTGTCGTGCGGGATGTCGAGGGTTACCACAGGCTATAGCCCGGGCTGCGACACCACAGGCAAATGCCGGGGCCTGTCCCGGAGTCCGTTACCGCGCGCGCAGGTCACCTCGGTGAGCGGCACCGTCGATTAAGCTGGTGGCTCCGCGATTCGGGCAGGAGATCACCCCAGATGGCTGTCGCACGCTCGCTGAAACGTTTTCTCGCGCCCGCGGCAACGACGCTCGCACCGCGCCTGTTCTGGCGTCGGAAGTTCCGCATCCTGCAACGCCTGGGGCAATCGCGCCCGGACATCCGGTTGGTGGCGTCGTTGTGTGATCCACGGCTGATCTCCGTGGACATCGGGGCAGATCTCGGTGAGTTCACGATCGCGATGTTGGCCTCGTCGCGCTCGGTGATCGCCTTCGAACCGCGGCCGGCCCAGGCCCGCGACCTGACAACCATGTTCGGCGTCGTCGGCGCCGCCGTCCGAGTGGAAGCCGTGGCGTTGTCGGACGAACCGGGCGTGACGGCCATGCGGGTGGTTGCGTCCGAACCGGGCCGCAGCACGATCGAGGCCGGCAACAAGCTGGGCGATGTGGACGGCGGCAACATCGAAAGCATCGACGTGCCAGTCAGACGCCTCGACGATCTGCACCTGACAGACATCGGCCTGATCAAGATCGACGTTGAGGGCCATGAACTCGCCGTGTTGCGCGGTGCCACAGAAACTCTCGCACGTCACCGCCCGGCGGTCGTGGTGGAGGCCGAGGAACGTCATCATCCCGATTCCATCGCGCAGATCACCCGGCTGCTGCATGGACTGGGCTACGCAGGTTACTTCGATCTGGATGGCGTCCGGCGGCCGATACGAGAATTCGACCCGGCACGGCATCAAGATCCGGCCAACGTCGGCAGCCAGGAGGACGGTTGGGCCGGCCGCGGCGTCTACGTCAACAATTTCGTCTTCTTGCCCGAGAACGCCTAGGCGGCGACGACCACCGTTGCGATGCTAGAGCGAACCCAGCGACGATGACTCGCGATCGGCCAGAAACGGCATCGGCATCCAGCGCGCGGACAGCAACGCCTCCATCGCATCCCCGGCGATCGGGCGCGACAGCAGGAAGCCCTGCGCCCGGTGGCAGCCGTGTTGCATCAAAGTCAGTGCGGCAGCGGGAGTCTCGACGCCCTCGGCGACCACTTCCAGGCCGAACGCCTCGGCCAGCCCGATGATCGCGCGGACTATGGCCAGGTCACCGGCGTTGGTACCCACGTCGCGGACGAACCCGGCATCAATCTTGAGCATGTCCACCGGAAGGGACTTCAGGTGGGACAGAACGGCATAACCGGTGCCGAAGTCGTCGATCGCGATCTGCACGCCCACATCCTTGAGCTCCGCCAACGTCTTTCGCGTGGTATCGATGTCGTGCACCACCGCGCGCTCGGTGATCTCCAGGCACACCGACTCGGCTTCGATGCCGAACTCGGCGATGGTGTCGGCGACGCTCTCCACGAAACCGCGGCTGATCAGCTGAATGGGCGAGACGTTGATGCGCAGCATGGCGCCCTGCCCGACACCGTTGGCCCGCCACCCGCTGAACTCGGCGCACGCGGTGCGCATCACCCACCGGCCCAAATCCGCGGCCAGGTTGGTCGATTCGGCGACACCGATGAACGCGTCGGGCAACAGCAGCCCCCACACCGGATGACGCCACCGCACCAGCGCCTCGGCGCCGACGATGGCGCCCGTCCACAGGTCGACCTCGGGCAGGTAGTGCAGGATCAGGCCTTCGCTGTCGATGTCGCCCTGCAGGTGCAGCTCGATGTCGTTGCGGAAGGCCCGTTTCAGGGACATGTCGTCGGTGGACACCGCGGTCTGGTTACCACCGGCGCGCTTGGCCGTCAGCACGGCCTCGTCGGCTCGCCGGAGCAGGTCGGCGCAGTTGTCGGTGCCCGGCGTGCCCACCGCCAGCCCGATGCTGACCGTCCGGCTGATCACGTGGCCGCCGATGGTGAGGCGGTCGCACAACATCGCCGACAGGCGACGCGCGAATGCCTCGGCGTCGTCGGAGGACATCGGCCGGTGCGGGATGACCACGAACTCGTCGCCGCCGAGGCGGGCGATCATGCTCTGGCTTCCCGCGCACTCCTCGAGGCGTTGCGCGAACATCCTGATGAACCAGTCGCCCGCGGTGTGGCCGAGGTAGTCGTTGATCGGCTTGAGGCGGTCGAGGTCGAGGTAGAAGACCGCGACTGGCCCGGGGCTGCCGGCCGCGAGGCGCTCGGTCAGATGCGCGACCAGCGCGCGGCGGTTGTAGACGCCGGTCAGGTCGTCGTGCTCGGCGAGATAGCGGAGCCGCTCCTCGGCGGCGATGCGGGCCTGCAGCTGAGCGAACAGGGCGGCGACCGCCTCGAGGGTGTTGATCTCGTCCTGTTTCCACTTGCGGGCGCCGAACTTGACGAAGCCGAGCACACCCGTGGTCGCGTCGCCGGACACCAGCGGCGCGACGGCCAGCGACGGCGACACCGGTGTCTTGCCCTGGTTCAGCGAGCGGCGAATCCAGCGGTTGGGCTGATCCGGCCGCGTCACCACCGGCTTGCGCTCGCGCTCGCACCGGGCGAGCACCGACTCGGCGCCGTGTAGGTC
This genomic window contains:
- a CDS encoding FAD-dependent oxidoreductase → MILGAKDFASDMTIEGDVVIVGAGPIGIATALELAAAGVQVTLIESGLERSDQATQALASFDSRQDDYFHSRSELTVRRQVGGTSALWGGRCVKFDPIDFESRPITAQAPWPIGHDDVEPYLQRACDWAVCGHAAFNARDIPEIAHREMIDGLPDGQVRTTDLERWALPTHFGREYRAALRGTPGLTLWTGLTCTEIVAAPTGDRVDHLVVKTLDGRRGRVIATDYVVATGGLEATRLLLASDRHHPGGLGNAGGHLGRWYMAHVESRVARVQFTTDKVLYAYERDNDGVYIRRRFTFDPHLLRAAGMPNAAVWLVNPPISDPGHGSGILSGVYLTLISPVGRFLLAGAIREAHTKTDGSPRIVAHLRNIVRDLIPSVRFAIAFCYARFLRRGRKAPGFFIKSADNRYLLQYHGEHLPHWESRVELTDERDTLGMRRIRTHMHFSEADYQSVRRAIVAIDEHLRRHGVGHVEWLTDDVEGAVRAFMTKRTGFHQAGTTRMSNSPQDGVVDPQLQVHGVRGLYVASTSVLPTSSQANPTLVGIALGVRLARRLADARKPCSQSEFGAHTDMP
- a CDS encoding aldo/keto reductase translates to MSVSAIGFGCAALMRSPSRKERMAVLASAMAGGITHFDIARMYGLGRAEAELGAFLRTVDRDSVTIATKFGIDVGGAARRLARFQSPARALLRKAPALRRTVKRRQAPSAAVRLYDAAGAARSLDQSLAALGVDYVDILFVHAPRPGDTVAGDELREFFERARRQGKIRAWGVSQDEGLDADFSEAFAPEGVNQLRSDLLDPAPRTADLAFGVLSGPYRKVSAALRADPVLARRWREALQTDPLAPGVLATLILGSSATATGCRAILYSSTRPHRVAAAASAVSSPPDAETVTRFLALVKEFREGSAA
- a CDS encoding glycosyltransferase family 4 protein produces the protein MSVPPPPADRARPPSGRPDKLAVIHVGPDVYSIGGTQSVIRIIRDHNIGADEIRVLSTWAGPRRHLKSLLLTARAGLVLARVAGTTIAHFHISNGGAWLREGSLIRLARARGLRVIATVHGSDFPEFAQSHPRFVGATLQLTDHVITLSAEASAAVAEVAPTIPTTIVANPIMIDREAPGAGSTPPVVLFAGAVGHRKGVDRLVAAWRLLLAEGIEGRCRIVGPIDDYTPPPTERLTVEGPVHPDAVRELIRSVRVVALPSSAEGMPMILTEALAGARPFVATAVGGTAQITPDPSMLVPLDDVPALAAAIGRYLRDPALAERDGLRGRQHVAATRSPEVIDARLRQIYEGCGIAAS
- a CDS encoding O-antigen ligase family protein, encoding MNLYLRARHRLAVEGTLLAIFVFGCFAFGVLSVRRTTEGVLLTAALFCVVVYWVKPEGMVAVTLFGAFAALPEGLHVGKVFGPVTVYAYHVAALLAICYLIPSLRPRARDFWLPGILVLTVLWSTITGFETGHAALVVMRESSAMLEMAIGFVLALLVVYGGHVKFAIRVMIVILWFSAGMAIVSSLFAIRLAGRAESLEGTTGAGQAVRIILTTQTPATAILSALVAAPIVARVRPAMYLALGPPALSISLLSFSRNTLISMGVAAAVALLGSLSWAAVRRTITTAAVGMALIAVTVPGSLFLLQRSKTGAWLSDQFVAFNQRVLGGVTSTALAVDDSALERLREINLLKETIAAAPVFGHGLGYVYQPPTGDDEFHLYLYPAYSHNFYLWWLAKAGAVGMAVFALFALTPVILALRCAPAAAKISAAVAAGLLAISAVWPLPEMPMDALGLGLALGAAMGFAGLRRRSGDGNQDDVDPVPAPTLELGPTAHVNVGAAASS
- a CDS encoding polysaccharide biosynthesis tyrosine autokinase; this encodes MDFRTFVRILGTHWKLAITALLACTIGAAFVTALQTKHYQSSATVLISFSGATDLNELYSGTEAAQERLSSYAQIAGGHIVAERAIRQLQLSASADDVLSQTQVKYTPKSELFTISVKDTDPARAAALAGAMANQFSAILPTISPTSVPTGVGAPVTAGPRPEVTETTTPPGQPSDLPGAALGPTGKPLPVARATVVEAPRVPRVPVSPVPARNMAIGFIAGVLLAIAVALTREAGDRTIRTREKLEGVSGVPTLAELPGKRGKVPRFGTDAASDDAIRGMRTRLLRAMGPEARRVLVAGPFGGEGTTTTAMNLALALAEMGEDTLLVEGDSRRHVVAGLLRVESGEGLGNALANPEIAGDAVKPTPISRLFVLASRSARRESLPVSAYLPEVVDRVLQELSSRFDRIVVDGPPVLATADAGLLAGAVNATVLVVRARRTTADELTDALTALRAAGAQVVGTVLIDARQSLHIRAADRAYRSKASGSA
- a CDS encoding FkbM family methyltransferase — its product is MAVARSLKRFLAPAATTLAPRLFWRRKFRILQRLGQSRPDIRLVASLCDPRLISVDIGADLGEFTIAMLASSRSVIAFEPRPAQARDLTTMFGVVGAAVRVEAVALSDEPGVTAMRVVASEPGRSTIEAGNKLGDVDGGNIESIDVPVRRLDDLHLTDIGLIKIDVEGHELAVLRGATETLARHRPAVVVEAEERHHPDSIAQITRLLHGLGYAGYFDLDGVRRPIREFDPARHQDPANVGSQEDGWAGRGVYVNNFVFLPENA
- a CDS encoding putative bifunctional diguanylate cyclase/phosphodiesterase, with product MPRSLDLVVTSVATQLMEATASTATQVSEKVLAQLVEQFDVNASFLRHHAQDAPASVLVAEWPRRTDDADPDPVADLDLHGAESVLARCERERKPVVTRPDQPNRWIRRSLNQGKTPVSPSLAVAPLVSGDATTGVLGFVKFGARKWKQDEINTLEAVAALFAQLQARIAAEERLRYLAEHDDLTGVYNRRALVAHLTERLAAGSPGPVAVFYLDLDRLKPINDYLGHTAGDWFIRMFAQRLEECAGSQSMIARLGGDEFVVIPHRPMSSDDAEAFARRLSAMLCDRLTIGGHVISRTVSIGLAVGTPGTDNCADLLRRADEAVLTAKRAGGNQTAVSTDDMSLKRAFRNDIELHLQGDIDSEGLILHYLPEVDLWTGAIVGAEALVRWRHPVWGLLLPDAFIGVAESTNLAADLGRWVMRTACAEFSGWRANGVGQGAMLRINVSPIQLISRGFVESVADTIAEFGIEAESVCLEITERAVVHDIDTTRKTLAELKDVGVQIAIDDFGTGYAVLSHLKSLPVDMLKIDAGFVRDVGTNAGDLAIVRAIIGLAEAFGLEVVAEGVETPAAALTLMQHGCHRAQGFLLSRPIAGDAMEALLSARWMPMPFLADRESSSLGSL